The proteins below come from a single uncultured Carboxylicivirga sp. genomic window:
- a CDS encoding glycosyltransferase family A protein encodes MNKIFTKYLAKHPVLKPETSSASAIAIRTIIPIYLEEDYIDGLLSSLSKAAHKCNMSIEIVLVVNYSELAPEEIQHRQQLLSKRLLDQKEVFNDVFTITVINAFDLKAKHAGAGWARKIGMDYAVNEYAREENYKGIIVSLDADCDVQDNYFVEIGKKFSSDKVNGCTICFEHQTDDVSEGQKEAIMQYELHLRYYLQVLRWTGHPYAFHTVGSCFAVTAESYVRAGGMPRKQAGEDFYFLQKVIPLGNFSELNTTCVFPSSRVSDRVPFGTGPTIASIMESNDDYLTYNLQAFIDLKELFDIKEEFFKVDDEKYADLLLKLSGRIRSFLMNSEFENELANINNNCSSLESFKKRFFEVFDAFKVVKYLNYVHLHFLEKNTVYDASMDFLEMLDLASDELIETADILEYFRHWEKES; translated from the coding sequence ATGAACAAGATTTTCACCAAATATCTGGCAAAGCACCCTGTTTTAAAGCCTGAGACAAGTAGTGCTTCAGCGATTGCCATAAGAACAATAATTCCAATTTACTTAGAGGAAGATTATATAGATGGTTTACTTTCATCTCTAAGTAAAGCAGCTCATAAATGTAATATGAGTATTGAAATAGTGTTGGTTGTTAACTATTCAGAGCTTGCACCGGAAGAAATACAACATCGCCAACAGTTATTATCAAAAAGATTGTTGGATCAAAAGGAAGTATTTAATGATGTTTTTACCATTACGGTGATTAATGCTTTTGATTTAAAAGCCAAACATGCAGGGGCTGGATGGGCACGAAAAATTGGGATGGACTATGCCGTAAACGAATATGCTAGAGAGGAGAATTATAAAGGTATTATTGTATCGCTTGATGCCGATTGTGATGTTCAGGATAATTACTTTGTTGAAATAGGGAAGAAGTTTAGTTCAGACAAAGTAAATGGTTGTACTATTTGTTTCGAGCATCAAACAGATGATGTTAGCGAGGGGCAAAAGGAGGCAATTATGCAATATGAGCTGCATTTAAGGTATTATTTACAGGTTTTGCGGTGGACAGGTCATCCTTATGCTTTTCATACAGTAGGATCGTGTTTTGCGGTAACAGCAGAGTCATATGTGAGGGCAGGAGGAATGCCCCGAAAACAGGCTGGCGAAGATTTTTACTTTTTGCAAAAGGTAATCCCCCTGGGTAATTTTAGTGAGTTAAATACAACTTGTGTATTCCCTTCTTCTCGCGTCTCAGATCGTGTTCCGTTTGGTACAGGGCCAACCATTGCTTCCATCATGGAGTCGAACGATGATTATCTTACTTATAATCTGCAGGCATTTATCGATTTAAAAGAGTTGTTTGATATAAAAGAGGAATTCTTTAAAGTGGATGATGAGAAATATGCAGATCTATTATTGAAGTTGAGTGGACGCATCAGAAGCTTTTTAATGAATAGCGAGTTTGAGAATGAGCTTGCTAATATTAACAATAATTGTTCGTCGTTAGAATCCTTTAAAAAGCGGTTTTTTGAGGTTTTTGATGCGTTTAAAGTGGTAAAGTATCTCAACTATGTACACCTTCATTTTTTAGAGAAAAATACAGTTTACGATGCATCGATGGATTTTCTGGAAATGCTGGATTTAGCTTCCGATGAGCTGATAGAAACAGCTGATATTTTGGAGTATTTCCGACACTGGGAAAAAGAATCATAG
- a CDS encoding Na(+)-translocating NADH-quinone reductase subunit A, protein MSEVIKIKKGLNIQLAGKADTVFGQAELPELFAVKPTDFYGLVPKMAVKVGDKVKAGTVLFYDKYRPEIKFVSPVSGELHAVNRGERRRILEVVVKSDGTDAAEQFEPAKASELSKEQVVEKLQAAGLWPFIRKRPYDIIAKASETPKAFYISAFDSAPLAPDYDFVLTGQEEALQAGIDVVKRMCDNVHVGVRNDAASKVFNNLKGVTVHSFEGVHPVGNVGVQIHHTMPISKGECVWVANPQDIVAIGKLFTEGKYDSNRVVVLAGSEVEKKAYYRTKLGASISTLVKGNVKKDGTLRYISGNVLTGTQIDEDGYLGAYHSQVTVIPEGDYFEFMGWAAPGFGKFSTSRSFFSWMCKNKEYALDANTHGGRRSFIMSGQYEKVLPMDILPEFLFRAILVDDIDKMEQLGIYELVEEDVALCEFVCTSKQPLQSILRRGIDLMIKELS, encoded by the coding sequence ATGTCAGAGGTAATAAAAATTAAGAAAGGCCTGAATATTCAGCTTGCAGGTAAAGCTGATACGGTATTTGGGCAAGCCGAATTACCCGAACTATTTGCAGTTAAGCCAACCGATTTTTACGGTTTGGTACCAAAGATGGCAGTAAAAGTTGGGGACAAGGTGAAAGCGGGTACGGTTTTATTTTACGACAAATATCGTCCTGAAATAAAATTCGTTTCACCTGTAAGTGGCGAGTTACATGCGGTTAACCGCGGTGAGCGCCGTAGGATTCTGGAAGTTGTGGTGAAATCAGATGGAACTGATGCTGCCGAGCAGTTTGAACCAGCTAAAGCCAGTGAGTTATCGAAGGAGCAGGTAGTAGAAAAGCTACAGGCAGCAGGTTTGTGGCCATTCATACGTAAGCGTCCTTACGATATTATTGCAAAAGCCAGTGAAACGCCTAAAGCATTTTACATTTCGGCATTCGACTCCGCTCCTTTAGCTCCTGATTATGACTTTGTGTTAACAGGTCAGGAAGAAGCTTTGCAAGCAGGTATCGACGTTGTTAAGCGTATGTGCGACAATGTTCATGTTGGAGTTCGTAATGATGCAGCTTCAAAAGTGTTCAATAACTTAAAAGGAGTTACTGTTCATTCTTTCGAAGGAGTTCACCCGGTAGGTAATGTAGGGGTTCAAATTCACCATACTATGCCAATCAGTAAAGGCGAATGTGTATGGGTTGCTAATCCACAAGATATCGTTGCCATTGGTAAATTATTTACCGAAGGTAAATACGATTCAAACCGAGTGGTTGTTTTAGCAGGTAGCGAGGTTGAGAAAAAAGCTTACTATCGTACAAAACTGGGAGCATCGATTTCAACATTAGTAAAAGGCAATGTTAAGAAAGACGGTACTTTAAGATACATCAGTGGAAATGTGCTTACCGGTACTCAAATTGATGAAGATGGTTATTTAGGTGCCTATCACTCACAGGTAACAGTTATTCCAGAAGGAGATTATTTCGAATTTATGGGATGGGCTGCTCCTGGATTTGGTAAGTTCAGTACCTCACGTTCATTCTTTAGCTGGATGTGTAAGAATAAAGAGTATGCGTTGGATGCCAATACACATGGTGGACGCAGATCTTTTATCATGTCAGGTCAATACGAAAAAGTATTACCAATGGACATCTTACCTGAATTTTTATTCCGTGCTATTTTAGTTGACGACATTGATAAAATGGAACAACTAGGTATCTATGAATTGGTTGAAGAAGATGTTGCTCTTTGTGAGTTTGTTTGTACTTCCAAACAACCGCTTCAGTCTATTTTACGTAGAGGCATTGATTTAATGATTAAAGAGTTAAGCTAG
- the pruA gene encoding L-glutamate gamma-semialdehyde dehydrogenase, translating to MPKGIFNVPKAINEPVKSYAPGTPEREELKKQVELLRSQELDIPMIIGGQEIRTDNKQRIHPPHDIKHTLGYYHQGDETHVHMAIDAALKARKQWAELSWEHRASIFLKAADLLAGPYRQVLNAATMLGQSKNAFQAEIDAACELADFLRFNVQYMTEIYADQPISSPGIWNRVEYRPLEGFIFALTPFNFTSIAGNLQTSPALMGNVTVWKPSKTAIYSAYFLMKLFQEAGVPDGVINLVHASGPVAADVVFAHPDFAGFHFTGSTAVFQSTWKAIGTNIAKYKTYPRIVGETGGKDYIFAHKSCDTKAVATAITRGAFEFQGQKCSAASRAYMPSSKWDEICGYVAEQMKEIKMGPPEDFTNFVNAVIDEASFDKLAGAIDAAKASNEAEVIFGGNYDKSVGYFIEPTIILTTNPKYDTMEEELFGPVLTIYVYDDTKLDEALDTLDSTSIYALTGGIFAQDRYVIEQLTKRLTNTAGNFYINDKPTGAVVGQQPFGGSRGSGTNDKAGSAINLMRWVSPRTIKETFVPPHSFEYPFMAE from the coding sequence ATGCCAAAAGGAATCTTCAACGTACCTAAAGCAATAAACGAGCCAGTAAAAAGCTATGCTCCGGGAACCCCCGAACGCGAAGAGCTTAAAAAGCAAGTTGAATTGCTACGTTCTCAGGAATTAGACATTCCAATGATTATTGGTGGTCAGGAAATCAGAACTGACAACAAACAACGTATTCACCCACCACACGATATCAAACATACCTTAGGGTATTACCATCAGGGTGATGAAACACATGTACACATGGCCATTGATGCTGCTTTAAAAGCTCGCAAACAATGGGCTGAATTAAGCTGGGAGCACCGCGCTTCTATCTTTTTAAAAGCAGCCGACTTATTAGCTGGCCCATACCGTCAAGTATTAAACGCGGCTACTATGTTAGGTCAATCGAAAAATGCATTTCAGGCCGAAATTGATGCTGCTTGTGAGTTAGCCGATTTCTTACGATTCAACGTTCAATACATGACAGAGATTTATGCTGATCAACCTATCTCTTCTCCAGGTATCTGGAACCGTGTTGAGTACCGTCCATTGGAAGGATTTATATTTGCATTAACACCATTTAACTTTACTTCTATTGCGGGTAACCTACAAACTTCACCTGCATTAATGGGTAATGTTACTGTTTGGAAACCATCTAAAACAGCAATCTATTCAGCATATTTCTTGATGAAATTATTTCAGGAAGCTGGTGTACCTGATGGAGTAATTAACCTTGTTCATGCATCAGGCCCGGTAGCTGCCGATGTTGTATTTGCACATCCTGATTTTGCAGGATTCCACTTTACAGGTTCAACAGCCGTATTCCAAAGTACATGGAAAGCAATTGGTACAAATATTGCCAAATACAAAACATATCCTCGCATTGTAGGTGAAACTGGTGGTAAGGATTACATTTTTGCACATAAATCGTGCGATACCAAAGCGGTTGCCACAGCTATTACTCGTGGTGCTTTTGAATTCCAGGGTCAAAAATGTTCAGCTGCTTCGCGTGCCTACATGCCATCAAGTAAATGGGACGAAATTTGCGGTTATGTAGCCGAACAAATGAAAGAAATCAAAATGGGACCTCCAGAAGATTTCACCAACTTTGTAAATGCTGTTATCGACGAAGCATCATTTGATAAACTTGCCGGAGCAATTGATGCCGCTAAAGCAAGCAACGAAGCTGAAGTTATTTTTGGTGGAAACTACGATAAATCGGTAGGATACTTTATTGAGCCAACCATTATTTTAACAACCAATCCTAAGTACGATACAATGGAAGAAGAGTTGTTTGGACCTGTATTAACCATTTACGTTTACGACGATACTAAACTAGATGAAGCACTTGATACCTTAGATTCAACATCTATTTACGCTTTAACAGGTGGTATTTTTGCTCAGGATCGTTACGTAATTGAACAATTAACAAAACGTTTAACTAACACTGCTGGTAACTTCTATATTAATGATAAACCAACAGGGGCTGTTGTAGGACAACAACCATTTGGTGGTTCACGTGGTTCAGGTACTAACGATAAAGCAGGTTCGGCTATCAACCTTATGCGTTGGGTGAGCCCACGTACTATCAAGGAGACTTTTGTTCCTCCTCATAGTTTCGAATATCCATTTATGGCTGAATAA
- a CDS encoding DUF5103 domain-containing protein, whose protein sequence is MSIFKQLLISTFTLLPFYAQSNNPVYTATNIHTVQLHKTGWNQSSPIIQLNNQEELTLSFDDFAYDTKNYQYSITHCDANWEPSDLMQTEYINGFMPNPILDYQYSFNTTFDYIHYTLAFPNEDIQLKLSGNYIIKVFELGSEDKPVLTRPFFVSEAKVSIIPQVKYTASSTLRSSMQEIHFTIKHPSFQINNPREDIKVVLQQNGRWDNQMTHLKPLFIRDSELIYEHNREILFDGGNEYRWLDLRSTRFAPEYVESITFHDPHYHYTMYPDRNLAERKYFYHEDFNGKYYIDVREDRDPEIEGDYVYVHFKLPSKEPIFNSKVYVTGALSNWQMDNKNQMEYNALTHMYELSMLLKQGFYNYQYLVQQEGKPYADVSYFEGNYGQTENDYIIYVYYRSFTDNYDRLIGVNVTNSLKYTVGK, encoded by the coding sequence ATGTCGATATTTAAACAGCTTTTAATTAGTACATTTACATTACTGCCTTTTTACGCCCAAAGTAACAATCCTGTATATACTGCAACTAATATTCACACAGTGCAATTGCATAAAACAGGATGGAATCAAAGCTCGCCCATCATACAATTAAATAATCAGGAAGAATTAACATTAAGCTTTGACGATTTTGCCTACGATACCAAAAATTATCAGTACAGTATTACTCATTGCGATGCTAACTGGGAACCTTCGGATTTAATGCAAACCGAATACATCAATGGATTTATGCCCAACCCAATATTAGATTATCAATACTCGTTTAATACAACATTTGATTATATCCACTATACATTGGCTTTTCCGAATGAGGATATCCAATTGAAATTATCGGGTAACTATATTATAAAGGTGTTTGAATTAGGATCGGAAGATAAGCCAGTACTTACCCGTCCGTTTTTTGTTTCAGAAGCAAAGGTATCTATCATTCCCCAGGTAAAATATACCGCCAGTTCAACCTTGCGATCATCAATGCAAGAGATTCATTTTACTATTAAACATCCCAGTTTTCAAATTAACAATCCACGCGAAGATATAAAGGTGGTGCTTCAGCAAAACGGACGATGGGATAATCAGATGACACACCTCAAACCCTTATTCATCCGCGACTCGGAATTGATATACGAACACAATCGCGAAATTTTGTTTGATGGCGGCAACGAATACCGCTGGCTCGATTTGCGAAGTACGCGCTTTGCACCAGAGTATGTCGAAAGTATTACTTTTCATGATCCACACTATCATTACACCATGTACCCCGATCGTAACCTGGCGGAACGAAAATACTTTTATCACGAAGACTTTAATGGCAAATACTATATTGATGTACGCGAAGACCGCGATCCGGAAATTGAAGGCGATTATGTATATGTACACTTTAAACTTCCTTCTAAGGAGCCTATTTTTAACAGTAAAGTATATGTAACCGGAGCTTTAAGCAACTGGCAAATGGATAATAAAAACCAGATGGAGTACAATGCCCTTACCCACATGTACGAATTATCGATGCTACTAAAACAGGGCTTTTACAATTACCAATATCTGGTGCAACAAGAAGGAAAGCCCTATGCCGATGTTAGTTATTTCGAAGGCAACTACGGCCAAACCGAAAACGACTACATAATATATGTGTATTACCGAAGTTTTACAGATAACTACGATCGCCTGATTGGTGTTAATGTAACCAACTCATTAAAATATACGGTGGGGAAATAA
- a CDS encoding OmpH family outer membrane protein — MKQLSTVLNGVLLIAVIILYAMQFSGKKTAEQTGASQIDVNNGDVYPVAFINTDSLLLNYNFAKEVNEQLMSKEEASRADYAEKAKIFQQDAVDFQRKVQTNAFLSQDRFNKERDRLAKAEQDLQMLNQRLTNELMKEQEKLNRQLRDTLENYLQEFAKGKPYKMILSNTLGDNVLYGADGVDITKQVSDALNARHAAAK, encoded by the coding sequence ATGAAACAATTATCTACTGTATTAAATGGTGTTTTATTAATTGCTGTAATTATTTTATATGCAATGCAATTTTCTGGTAAGAAAACTGCGGAACAAACAGGAGCAAGCCAAATTGATGTTAACAATGGCGATGTTTATCCTGTTGCTTTTATCAATACAGATTCGTTATTGTTGAATTATAACTTTGCTAAAGAAGTAAATGAGCAGTTGATGTCGAAAGAAGAGGCCTCGAGAGCTGATTATGCTGAAAAAGCAAAAATATTTCAACAAGATGCAGTTGATTTTCAACGCAAGGTACAAACCAATGCTTTCTTATCGCAAGATAGATTTAACAAAGAAAGAGATCGTTTAGCCAAAGCTGAGCAAGATCTACAAATGCTTAATCAACGATTAACAAATGAGTTGATGAAAGAGCAGGAAAAATTAAATCGTCAATTGCGTGATACATTGGAGAATTACCTGCAAGAATTTGCAAAAGGTAAACCATATAAAATGATTTTGAGCAACACTTTAGGAGATAATGTGTTGTATGGTGCTGATGGAGTAGACATTACGAAACAAGTTTCGGATGCATTAAATGCCCGTCATGCGGCAGCTAAATAA
- a CDS encoding type IX secretion system membrane protein PorP/SprF yields MIKKKEYMRLLVLFVGCIGLMHLQAQDVSFSQVYANPLYLSPSFTGLTNGSRLSLSYRDQWPGIPNTYSTYAMAADHFFEDYSSGVGLMFLRDDSGDGKLVRQDISALYAYEFEISDGILVRPGIQFKYSERNINLINSVLPSNQGTDGSVIGGSVYGNDNFKYFDAAASAMIYSDFFWLGLAVDNLIKHDIGVSDIETYNPIKTSLYGGYKYSYKTGKRRPEQSITAAFNYRIQQGFNQLDFGTYWYLNPMEVGVWYRGIPFVSEDGLSNNDGLIFILGVNVGNIRFAYSYDFTLSDLNGYSNGANELSMIFRFNQVYKKRSPRGAIPCSAPGYGNASGSKYRRRTRKIF; encoded by the coding sequence ATGATAAAGAAGAAAGAATATATGAGACTGCTTGTTTTGTTTGTAGGATGTATTGGTTTAATGCATCTGCAAGCTCAGGATGTCTCATTCTCTCAGGTGTATGCCAATCCCTTATATTTAAGTCCTTCGTTTACGGGCCTTACAAATGGCTCGCGGTTAAGTTTATCTTATCGCGATCAATGGCCTGGTATTCCTAATACATATAGCACATATGCTATGGCAGCGGATCACTTTTTTGAAGATTATAGCAGTGGTGTAGGACTAATGTTCTTGCGCGATGATAGTGGTGATGGAAAATTGGTACGCCAGGATATAAGTGCTTTATATGCATATGAGTTTGAAATTAGTGATGGAATATTAGTTCGACCTGGTATTCAATTTAAGTATTCCGAACGTAATATTAATCTTATCAACTCTGTTTTGCCTTCCAATCAAGGGACTGATGGTTCTGTTATTGGAGGATCAGTATATGGAAATGATAATTTTAAATATTTCGATGCTGCAGCTTCCGCAATGATTTATAGTGATTTTTTCTGGTTGGGTTTAGCTGTTGATAACCTTATTAAGCACGATATTGGAGTTTCTGATATTGAAACGTACAATCCTATAAAAACATCACTTTATGGAGGCTATAAATATTCCTATAAAACTGGGAAAAGACGCCCTGAGCAGAGTATAACAGCCGCATTTAACTATCGAATACAGCAAGGATTTAATCAGCTTGATTTTGGTACTTATTGGTATTTAAATCCAATGGAAGTTGGAGTTTGGTATCGTGGGATTCCATTCGTATCAGAAGATGGTTTAAGTAATAATGATGGTTTAATTTTTATTTTAGGAGTTAATGTTGGCAATATTCGGTTTGCTTATAGCTATGATTTTACCTTATCAGACCTAAACGGATATAGTAATGGTGCAAATGAACTATCCATGATATTCCGTTTCAATCAGGTATACAAAAAGAGAAGTCCAAGGGGGGCTATCCCATGTAGCGCACCCGGATATGGTAATGCCTCAGGTTCAAAGTATCGCCGCCGAACTCGTAAAATATTTTAA
- a CDS encoding septum formation initiator family protein — protein sequence MNWSNYKKYIQPIISNKFFIAFVIFVVYLGIFDQNNLIDRFKLQSRINKLEKQKEHYIQEIEQNNRKMKELQSNTENLEKFGREEYLMKKKDEVLFIVEEE from the coding sequence ATGAACTGGTCGAATTATAAAAAATATATACAACCCATTATCAGCAATAAATTCTTTATTGCATTTGTGATATTTGTTGTATATCTGGGAATTTTCGATCAAAACAACCTTATCGACCGCTTTAAATTACAATCGCGCATCAACAAATTAGAAAAACAAAAAGAGCACTACATCCAAGAGATTGAGCAAAACAATCGTAAGATGAAAGAACTTCAGAGTAATACCGAAAACCTTGAAAAATTTGGGCGCGAAGAATATCTAATGAAGAAAAAAGACGAAGTGCTTTTTATTGTTGAAGAAGAATAA